In Streptomyces sp. NBC_00683, the DNA window GGTACGCGTCGCGGAGGAGCCGAAGGACCTGCTCTCCGCCGACGAGTACTCCGAGTTCTCCGGCAACTGAGACCCAAGGGACCCCCTGATGTCGCTTCTCAACTCCTCCCTCCACGAGCTGGACCCGGACGTCGCCGCCGCTGTCGACGCCGAGCTCCACCGCCAGCAGTCCACCCTCGAGATGATCGCTTCGGAGAACTTCGCTCCGGTCGCGGTCATGGAGGCGCAGGGCTCCGTCCTCACCAACAAGTACGCCGAGGGCTACCCCGGCCGCCGCTACTACGGCGGCTGCGAGCACGTCGACGTGGTCGAGCAGATCGCGATCGACCGGATCAAGGCGCTCTTCGGCGCCGAGGCCGCGAACGTCCAGCCGCACTCCGGTGCGCAGGCGAACGCCGCCGCGATGTTCGCGCTGCTGAAGCCGGGCGACACGATCATGGGCCTGAACCTGGCCCACGGCGGTCACCTGACCCACGGCATGAAGATCAACTTCTCCGGCAAGCTCTACAACGTGGTCCCGTACCACGTCGACGAGACCGGCATCGTGGACATGGCCGAGGTCGAGCGCCTCGCCAAGGAGTCCAAGCCGAAGCTGATCGTGGCCGGCTGGTCCGCGTACCCCCGTCAGCTCGACTTCGCCGCGTTCCGCCGCATCGCGGACGAGGTCGGCGCATACCTGATGGTCGACATGGCCCACTTTGCGGGCCTGGTGGCCGCGGGTCTGCACCCCAACCCGGTGCCGCACGCCCATGTCGTCACGACCACCACGCACAAGACCCTCGGCGGTCCGCGCGGTGGCGTCATCCTGTCGACGCAGGAGCTCGCCAAGAAGATCAACTCGGCGGTCTTCCCCGGTCAGCAGGGCGGCCCGCTGGAGCACGTGATCGCGGCCAAGGCGGTCTC includes these proteins:
- the glyA gene encoding serine hydroxymethyltransferase, with protein sequence MSLLNSSLHELDPDVAAAVDAELHRQQSTLEMIASENFAPVAVMEAQGSVLTNKYAEGYPGRRYYGGCEHVDVVEQIAIDRIKALFGAEAANVQPHSGAQANAAAMFALLKPGDTIMGLNLAHGGHLTHGMKINFSGKLYNVVPYHVDETGIVDMAEVERLAKESKPKLIVAGWSAYPRQLDFAAFRRIADEVGAYLMVDMAHFAGLVAAGLHPNPVPHAHVVTTTTHKTLGGPRGGVILSTQELAKKINSAVFPGQQGGPLEHVIAAKAVSFKVAATEEFKERQQRTLDGARILAERLVQPDVTEVGVSVLTGGTDVHLVLVDLRNSELDGQQAEDRLHEVGITVNRNAVPNDPRPPMVTSGLRIGTPALATRGFQAEDFTEVAEIIASALKPAFDADDLKARVIALAEKFPLYPGLK